In Zingiber officinale cultivar Zhangliang chromosome 3B, Zo_v1.1, whole genome shotgun sequence, a single window of DNA contains:
- the LOC121967466 gene encoding phytoene synthase 2, chloroplastic-like — protein MSTLLLASGVLGLTEASQRRRRRRTWRVHSLHAESKPEKSAIIPRAASLAAGQVAVSSEQKVYDVVVKQAALVRKQLSSNTSIDQKPETAFPGSPSLLKEAYDRCGEVCAEYAKTFYLGTLLMTPERRKAIWAIYVWCRRTDELVDGPNASQITPTALDRWGSRLDDVFSGRPYDMFDAALSDTVSEFPVDIQPFRDMIEGMRMDLRKSRYKNFDELYLYCYYVAGTVGLMSVPVMGIAPESRASTESVYSAALALGIANQLTNILRDVGEDASRGRIYLPQDELARAGLSDEDIFEGKVTDRWRSFMKNQIERARMFFREAEIGVTELNQASRWPVWASLKLYRQILDEIEANDYDNFTKRAYVSKAKKLMALPIAYGKSLVRPSSLLQTNM, from the exons ATGTCAACTTTGCTGCTAGCCTCTGGAGTTCTTGGCTTAACAGAAGCTTCtcagaggaggaggagaagaaggacgtGGCGCGTCCACTCCCTTCACGCCGAATCGAAGCCCGAAAAGAGCGCGATTATTCCTCGCGCGGCGAGTCTCGCCGCAGGGCAGGTGGCGGTTTCCTCCGAGCAGAAGGTCTACGACGTCGTCGTCAAGCAGGCCGCTCTGGTGAGGAAGCAACTGAGCTCGAATACCTCCATCGACCAGAAGCCGGAGACGGCATTTCCGGGATCGCCGAGCTTGCTGAAGGAGGCGTACGATCGCTGTGGCGAAGTTTGCGCAGAGTACGCCAAGACCTTTTACTTGG GAACACTGCTAATGACCCCCGAGAGGAGAAAGGCCATCTGGGCAATCTATG TTTGGTGCAGAAGGACAGACGAGCTTGTGGACGGACCCAATGCATCGCAAATCACACCAACTGCTTTAGATCGATGGGGGTCGAGGCTGGACGATGTGTTTTCAGGCAGGCCATACGACATGTTCGACGCAGCTCTGTCTGATACTGTCTCAGAGTTCCCTGTCGATATCCAG CCATTTCGCGACATGATTGAAGGAATGCGCATGGACCTGAGGAAATCCAGATACAAGAACTTCGATGAACTCTATCTGTACTGCTATTACGTGGCTGGAACTGTCGGGTTGATGAGTGTTCCTGTAATGGGCATCGCACCCGAGTCGAGGGCTAGCACCGAGAGCGTGTACAGCGCGGCTTTGGCCTTAGGAATTGCTAACCAACTTACCAATATACTTAGAGATGTCGGCGAAGA TGCTAGTAGAGGGAGGATTTACCTGCCTCAGGATGAGCTAGCTCGGGCTGGGCTGTCCGATGAGGACATTTTCGAAGGCAAGGTGACCGATCGGTGGCggagcttcatgaagaaccaaaTCGAGAGGGCGAGGATGTTCTTCCGAGAGGCAGAGATCGGTGTAACCGAACTCAATCAAGCTAGTCGTTGGCCG GTTTGGGCTTCATTGAAGTTGTATAGGCAAATCCTCGATGAGATTGAAGCAAACGACTACGATAACTTCACGAAGCGAGCTTATGTTAGCAAGGCGAAAAAGCTCATGGCCTTGCCTATTGCATATGGAAAATCTCTAGTTAGGCCATCTTCTCTGCTGCAAACTAACATGTGA